A window of Clostridium botulinum BKT015925 contains these coding sequences:
- a CDS encoding DUF951 domain-containing protein: MSKEFFLGDIVEMKKQHPCGSKEWEIIRLGADIKIKCMGCERIVMIPRSKFEKRVKKIVKQNIKEDINE; encoded by the coding sequence GTGAGTAAAGAATTTTTTTTAGGGGATATTGTTGAAATGAAAAAGCAACATCCTTGTGGAAGTAAGGAATGGGAAATAATAAGACTTGGGGCAGATATAAAGATTAAATGTATGGGGTGCGAAAGAATAGTAATGATTCCTAGAAGTAAGTTTGAAAAAAGAGTAAAAAAAATAGTGAAGCAAAATATTAAAGAGGATATAAATGAATAA
- the rpsF gene encoding 30S ribosomal protein S6, translated as MRNYETLFILQTSLEEEAIKATIEKFKGVIENEGGVVENVDEWGKRKLAYPINKVSEGYYTLINFKANPELPRELERVFRITDGVMRFMVVNPEK; from the coding sequence ATGAGAAATTATGAAACATTATTTATATTACAAACTTCTTTAGAAGAAGAAGCTATAAAAGCTACTATCGAAAAGTTTAAGGGTGTAATAGAAAACGAAGGCGGAGTAGTAGAAAACGTTGATGAATGGGGTAAAAGAAAGCTTGCTTATCCTATAAACAAAGTTAGCGAAGGATACTATACTCTAATCAATTTCAAAGCTAATCCTGAATTACCTAGAGAATTAGAAAGAGTATTCAGAATTACTGACGGAGTTATGAGATTCATGGTAGTTAATCCTGAAAAATAG
- a CDS encoding single-stranded DNA-binding protein, with product MNKVVLVGRLTKDPELRFTPGTGKAVATFTLAVNRRFKSPGQPEADFLPIVVWGKQAENTANYVGKGSQVGVSGAIHTRSYEAKDGTRRYVTEIVADEVQFLDSRNAVSRTEPKYTGMNEFDSSNNNAGDINPVEDYDDDITPIDDGDIPF from the coding sequence ATGAATAAAGTTGTTTTAGTTGGAAGATTGACAAAAGATCCAGAACTAAGATTTACACCCGGAACTGGTAAAGCTGTTGCAACGTTCACTTTAGCTGTTAACAGAAGGTTTAAAAGCCCAGGACAACCAGAAGCTGATTTTTTACCTATCGTAGTATGGGGAAAACAAGCTGAGAATACAGCCAATTATGTTGGCAAAGGTAGTCAGGTTGGAGTAAGTGGCGCAATACATACTAGAAGTTATGAGGCTAAAGATGGAACTAGAAGATACGTTACAGAAATTGTAGCGGATGAGGTGCAATTCTTAGATTCAAGAAATGCTGTCTCAAGAACAGAGCCAAAATATACAGGAATGAACGAATTTGATTCATCAAATAATAATGCTGGAGATATAAATCCAGTTGAAGATTATGATGATGATATCACTCCAATAGATGATGGAGATATACCATTCTAA
- the rpsR gene encoding 30S ribosomal protein S18 codes for MAFNKKGAKRRRKKVCAFCADKSSFIDYKDVNKLRKFVTERGKILPRRISGNCAKHQRELTLAIKRARNVALLPFTTD; via the coding sequence ATGGCTTTTAATAAAAAAGGTGCAAAGAGAAGAAGAAAAAAAGTTTGTGCTTTTTGTGCAGATAAGTCTTCTTTCATAGATTATAAAGATGTAAATAAACTAAGAAAGTTTGTTACAGAAAGAGGAAAGATACTTCCAAGAAGAATTTCTGGTAACTGCGCTAAGCACCAAAGAGAGTTAACTTTAGCAATAAAGAGAGCTAGAAACGTAGCTTTATTACCATTTACAACAGACTAA
- a CDS encoding MazG-like family protein produces MKNEDFNIMTNIKIIENLKAELLCIIGDFFKLLSRGSNVAHNAILDCISGAIIILYILGDRLGYSYKKIDETMKEKLKLGISEEDIIEKESKELSNLYKHIKR; encoded by the coding sequence ATGAAAAACGAAGATTTTAATATTATGACCAATATAAAAATAATAGAAAACTTAAAGGCCGAACTTCTATGTATAATAGGAGATTTTTTTAAATTGTTATCTAGAGGAAGTAATGTAGCTCATAATGCGATTTTAGATTGTATTTCAGGGGCAATAATAATCTTGTATATACTTGGGGATAGATTAGGATATTCTTATAAGAAAATAGACGAAACTATGAAAGAAAAGTTAAAACTAGGTATAAGTGAAGAAGACATTATTGAAAAAGAAAGCAAAGAACTAAGTAATTTATACAAACACATTAAAAGATAA
- a CDS encoding YybS family protein: protein MQKQIYSPKAIVETGMMFALITLIIIMTTKIPVLSFMGMFILPIPIIVIYVRYNYKFAFITTVMSIILTSFLYGLMPAFISGVAYGLTGCTFGYCIKNHKKSSATLILVSISIFIGNISTYLIYALFVGKAGILNTLNNSINIIRKYYIDMRNIYIQQSGTESIVNKINDMIQVITIRNMLIILPMVLILYSFIQGYISYLITRNILKKLRYKVEKMVPFSEMYISNRIIAVTIIISCLGIILNGKEIPFADDVSSAFQILAMMLILFDGMTSVTYFLRRKYKKSKGFTFFILIIGLIVPMFQDVYLIIGLLDIILNLRRLDPDPIRKIKSRE from the coding sequence ATGCAAAAACAAATTTATTCACCAAAAGCAATAGTTGAAACAGGCATGATGTTTGCGTTAATAACTTTAATAATTATTATGACTACGAAGATACCTGTTTTATCATTTATGGGTATGTTTATTTTGCCGATTCCTATAATAGTGATTTATGTTAGATACAATTATAAGTTTGCTTTTATAACAACAGTTATGAGTATAATTTTAACAAGTTTTTTATATGGATTAATGCCAGCATTTATTTCTGGTGTTGCATATGGTCTTACAGGATGCACCTTTGGTTACTGTATAAAAAATCATAAAAAAAGTAGCGCTACACTTATTTTAGTATCTATATCAATATTTATAGGAAATATAAGTACATATCTAATATATGCTTTATTTGTAGGTAAAGCTGGAATATTAAATACTTTAAATAATTCAATAAATATAATAAGAAAATATTATATAGATATGAGAAATATATACATTCAGCAAAGTGGAACTGAAAGTATAGTAAACAAAATAAATGATATGATACAAGTAATAACTATAAGAAATATGCTTATAATTTTACCTATGGTACTTATCTTATATAGTTTTATACAAGGATATATAAGTTATTTAATAACTAGAAATATATTAAAAAAGTTAAGATATAAAGTAGAAAAGATGGTTCCCTTTAGTGAAATGTATATATCAAATAGAATTATTGCAGTAACAATAATTATAAGTTGTTTAGGAATAATACTTAATGGAAAAGAAATACCATTTGCAGATGACGTTAGCTCAGCTTTTCAAATATTAGCTATGATGTTAATTTTATTTGATGGTATGACATCAGTTACATATTTTCTAAGAAGAAAATATAAGAAATCTAAAGGATTTACTTTTTTTATACTAATTATTGGATTGATTGTGCCTATGTTTCAAGATGTTTATTTAATAATAGGGCTTTTAGATATAATATTAAATTTAAGACGACTTGATCCAGACCCAATAAGAAAAATAAAATCGAGGGAATAA